Proteins encoded within one genomic window of Cucumis sativus cultivar 9930 chromosome 3, Cucumber_9930_V3, whole genome shotgun sequence:
- the LOC101221886 gene encoding uncharacterized protein LOC101221886 isoform X1, with amino-acid sequence MPTASASIFFPSPPPYPPPAILTKNPSRCHVIPRMSLNQSPSTGPKRSSSASSSSSSLLASITNLLWGPSLPPGLLIATVRTAWETTWQLMMAQLAPSDTSGTYTRPISQFRATKISANNLHLYVGLPCPWAHRTLIVRALKGLENAVPVSIAGPGSDGSWEFREKPKAENETLNPGLDKANGCRTLKEVYRMKRGGYNGRSTVPMLWDAEKKEVLCNESFDIIEIFNSGLNELAENPELDLSPPLLKRKIEEWNSIIYPNVNNGVYRCGFAQSQKAYDKAVEDLFSTLDLLDDHLGHSRYLCGENLTLADVCLFTTLIRFDLVYNVLFKCTKKKLLEYDNLHGYMRDIYQIPKVSATCNFTAIMDGYYKTLFPLNPGSIRPTIPTSCYHEALSVPSERRSLPFLGRIEQVSA; translated from the exons ATGCCAACCGCCTCTGCCTCCATCTTCTTCCCCTCTCCGCCGCCTTATCCACCACCGGCGATATTAACAAAAAACCCGTCCAGATGCCACGTCATCCCAAGAATGTCCCTTAACCAAAGCCCATCTACCGGCCCAAAAAGatcttcttctgcttcttcttcttcttcttctctcttggCCTCAATCACCAATCTCTTATGGGGCCCATCTCTCCCTCCGGGGCTCCTCATAGCCACCGTCCGTACCGCCTGGGAAACCACCTGGCAGCTCATGATGGCCCAGCTCGCCCCTTCCGACACCTCCGGCACCTACACAAGACCCATCTCTCAATTTCGCGCCACCAAGATTTCCGCAAACAATCTCCATCTCTACGTAGGCCTTCCATGTCCATGGGCTCACCGGACATTGATTGTTCGAGCCCTAAAAGGCCTTGAAAACGCTGTTCCGGTCTCCATCGCCGGGCCTGGGTCCGACGGATCTTGGGAATTCCGAGAGAAACCAAAGGCTGAAAATGAAACCCTAAACCCGGGATTGGATAAGGCAAATGGGTGTAGAACTTTGAAAGAAGTTTACAGAATGAAACGTGGAGGCTATAATGGAAGATCCACTGTGCCAATGCTATGGGATGCGGAGAAGAAGGAGGTGCTTTgtaatgaaagttttgatataATTGAGATTTTTAACTCGGGTCTTAATGAGTTGGCTGAGAATCCAGAGTTGGATCTCTCACCGCCATTGTTGAAGAGGAAGATTGAAGAATGGAACAGCATTATATATCCTAATGTCAACAATGGAGTTTATAG ATGTGGGTTTGCTCAGAGTCAAAAAGCATACGACAAAGCCGTCGAGGATCTATTTTCAACTCTCGATTTGTTAGACGACCATTTGGGCCATTCACGATACTTGTGCGGTGAAAATTTGACTCTAGCTGATGTTTGCTTGTTTACAACCTTGATTCGATTTGATCTGGTGTATAATGTTCTGTTTAAATGCACCAAGAAGAAGCTACTTGAGTATGATAATCTTCATGGATACATGAGAGACATTTATCAG ATTCCAAAGGTTTCAGCAACTTGCAACTTTACCGCTATAATGGATGGTTATTACAAAACATTGTTTCCATTAAATCCGGGGAGTATTCGACCAACCATTCCTACCAGTTGTTATCATGAAGCACTGTCAGTACCTTCCGAAAGACGGTCACTTCCATTCTTAGGCAGAATCGAGCAGGTTTCAGCTTGA
- the LOC101221886 gene encoding uncharacterized protein LOC101221886 isoform X2, with amino-acid sequence MPTASASIFFPSPPPYPPPAILTKNPSRCHVIPRMSLNQSPSTGPKRSSSASSSSSSLLASITNLLWGPSLPPGLLIATVRTAWETTWQLMMAQLAPSDTSGTYTRPISQFRATKISANNLHLYVGLPCPWAHRTLIVRALKGLENAVPVSIAGPGSDGSWEFREKPKAENETLNPGLDKANGCRTLKEVYRMKRGGYNGRSTVPMLWDAEKKEVLCNESFDIIEIFNSGLNELAENPELDLSPPLLKRKIEEWNSIIYPNVNNGVYRCGFAQSQKAYDKAVEDLFSTLDLLDDHLGHSRYLCGENLTLADVCLFTTLIRFDLVYNVLFKCTKKKLLEYDNLHGYMRDIYQHPCHNSLLQSLDELPYF; translated from the exons ATGCCAACCGCCTCTGCCTCCATCTTCTTCCCCTCTCCGCCGCCTTATCCACCACCGGCGATATTAACAAAAAACCCGTCCAGATGCCACGTCATCCCAAGAATGTCCCTTAACCAAAGCCCATCTACCGGCCCAAAAAGatcttcttctgcttcttcttcttcttcttctctcttggCCTCAATCACCAATCTCTTATGGGGCCCATCTCTCCCTCCGGGGCTCCTCATAGCCACCGTCCGTACCGCCTGGGAAACCACCTGGCAGCTCATGATGGCCCAGCTCGCCCCTTCCGACACCTCCGGCACCTACACAAGACCCATCTCTCAATTTCGCGCCACCAAGATTTCCGCAAACAATCTCCATCTCTACGTAGGCCTTCCATGTCCATGGGCTCACCGGACATTGATTGTTCGAGCCCTAAAAGGCCTTGAAAACGCTGTTCCGGTCTCCATCGCCGGGCCTGGGTCCGACGGATCTTGGGAATTCCGAGAGAAACCAAAGGCTGAAAATGAAACCCTAAACCCGGGATTGGATAAGGCAAATGGGTGTAGAACTTTGAAAGAAGTTTACAGAATGAAACGTGGAGGCTATAATGGAAGATCCACTGTGCCAATGCTATGGGATGCGGAGAAGAAGGAGGTGCTTTgtaatgaaagttttgatataATTGAGATTTTTAACTCGGGTCTTAATGAGTTGGCTGAGAATCCAGAGTTGGATCTCTCACCGCCATTGTTGAAGAGGAAGATTGAAGAATGGAACAGCATTATATATCCTAATGTCAACAATGGAGTTTATAG ATGTGGGTTTGCTCAGAGTCAAAAAGCATACGACAAAGCCGTCGAGGATCTATTTTCAACTCTCGATTTGTTAGACGACCATTTGGGCCATTCACGATACTTGTGCGGTGAAAATTTGACTCTAGCTGATGTTTGCTTGTTTACAACCTTGATTCGATTTGATCTGGTGTATAATGTTCTGTTTAAATGCACCAAGAAGAAGCTACTTGAGTATGATAATCTTCATGGATACATGAGAGACATTTATCAG CATCCATGTCACAACTCATTGCTTCAATCACTTGATGAACTTCCATATTTTTGA
- the LOC101221886 gene encoding uncharacterized protein LOC101221886 isoform X3, which produces MPTASASIFFPSPPPYPPPAILTKNPSRCHVIPRMSLNQSPSTGPKRSSSASSSSSSLLASITNLLWGPSLPPGLLIATVRTAWETTWQLMMAQLAPSDTSGTYTRPISQFRATKISANNLHLYVGLPCPWAHRTLIVRALKGLENAVPVSIAGPGSDGSWEFREKPKAENETLNPGLDKANGCRTLKEVYRMKRGGYNGRSTVPMLWDAEKKEVLCNESFDIIEIFNSGLNELAENPELDLSPPLLKRKIEEWNSIIYPNVNNGVYRCGFAQSQKAYDKAVEDLFSTLDLLDDHLGHSRYLCGENLTLADVCLFTTLIRFDLVYNVLFKCTKKKLLEYDNLHGYMRDIYQ; this is translated from the exons ATGCCAACCGCCTCTGCCTCCATCTTCTTCCCCTCTCCGCCGCCTTATCCACCACCGGCGATATTAACAAAAAACCCGTCCAGATGCCACGTCATCCCAAGAATGTCCCTTAACCAAAGCCCATCTACCGGCCCAAAAAGatcttcttctgcttcttcttcttcttcttctctcttggCCTCAATCACCAATCTCTTATGGGGCCCATCTCTCCCTCCGGGGCTCCTCATAGCCACCGTCCGTACCGCCTGGGAAACCACCTGGCAGCTCATGATGGCCCAGCTCGCCCCTTCCGACACCTCCGGCACCTACACAAGACCCATCTCTCAATTTCGCGCCACCAAGATTTCCGCAAACAATCTCCATCTCTACGTAGGCCTTCCATGTCCATGGGCTCACCGGACATTGATTGTTCGAGCCCTAAAAGGCCTTGAAAACGCTGTTCCGGTCTCCATCGCCGGGCCTGGGTCCGACGGATCTTGGGAATTCCGAGAGAAACCAAAGGCTGAAAATGAAACCCTAAACCCGGGATTGGATAAGGCAAATGGGTGTAGAACTTTGAAAGAAGTTTACAGAATGAAACGTGGAGGCTATAATGGAAGATCCACTGTGCCAATGCTATGGGATGCGGAGAAGAAGGAGGTGCTTTgtaatgaaagttttgatataATTGAGATTTTTAACTCGGGTCTTAATGAGTTGGCTGAGAATCCAGAGTTGGATCTCTCACCGCCATTGTTGAAGAGGAAGATTGAAGAATGGAACAGCATTATATATCCTAATGTCAACAATGGAGTTTATAG ATGTGGGTTTGCTCAGAGTCAAAAAGCATACGACAAAGCCGTCGAGGATCTATTTTCAACTCTCGATTTGTTAGACGACCATTTGGGCCATTCACGATACTTGTGCGGTGAAAATTTGACTCTAGCTGATGTTTGCTTGTTTACAACCTTGATTCGATTTGATCTGGTGTATAATGTTCTGTTTAAATGCACCAAGAAGAAGCTACTTGAGTATGATAATCTTCATGGATACATGAGAGACATTTATCAG TGA
- the LOC101222122 gene encoding homeobox-leucine zipper protein GLABRA 2 has translation MTTLTPKDPTENQGSEMLLATKTKLPEIEELRPEPSIEQTFGHEEVSNTENDAPVAVTSDNSCHSCLGDIFYNDELDFLEVQWVNNIMKAAYKEFMAIAIAAKAWISDPPAVGAIEDFQEMFNTPPPHGYTVERSVETAILSISSQSLMSIMMDGAQWASMFSSIICSASDEVVFYPLKKFLLTGPCGWEFVLMNAEFRLPAGFLPRWNTRFMRFKKLIVGETYAIFDVSTDYFENMTADPTQKVVYKRRPSGVIIRPCGFLSEVIWIENAEVQKIDIPNHLHSTFTPNFHLTARQWISMISQNLKRRNGEIVTEEMFAVRRMDVPDLLTMGNNLRKYFLQAVNPFPTERKWDLFSDDKIRILRDIKASYIGRRDDFIAIRTVCLAETPSTLLTYLDTNNYILQTSKKSQAQLSMTVALLATDESSCTVLSVKKETGDEDTKVTSLYINFFN, from the exons ATG ACAACCCTTACACCGAAAGATCCCACTGAAAATCAGGGCTCAGAAATGTTGCTTGCGACAAAAACTAAGTTACCCGAGATTGAGGAATTGAGGCCCGAACCATCCATTGAACAGACATTTGGTCATGAAGAAGTGTCTAATACAGAAAACGATGCCCCTGTTGCGGTTACATCTGATAACTCATGT CATTCGTGCCTGGGGGACATTTTTTACAATGATGAACTCGACTTCCTTGAAGTGCAATGggtaaataatataatgaaagCTGCTTACAAGGAATTCATGGCAATAGCTATCGCAGCAAAGGCTTGGATTTCCGATCCTCCAGCAGTAGGTGCTATAGAGGATTTTCAAGAGATGTTCAACACTCCACCACCTCATGGATATACAGTTGAACGTTCAGTGGAGACTGCAATTCTTTCTATTTCATCACAATCACTGATGTCGATAATGATGGATGGG GCGCAATGGGCTTCTATGTTTTCAAGCATCATTTGTTCTGCATCAGATGAAGTTGTTTTCTATCCTTTGAAAAAGTTTTTGTTGACTGGCCCATGTGGTTGGGAATTTGTATTG ATGAATGCCGAGTTTAGACTGCCAGCTGGATTCCTGCCAAGATGGAACACTCGCTTTATGAGATTTAAGAAGTTGATCGTTGGAGAAACATATGCAATTTTTGATGTGTCAACTGattattttgagaatatgacAGCTGATCCTACACAGAAAGTTGTATATAAACGGAGGCCTTCAGGAGTGATAATTCGACCCTGTGGTTTTCTGTCTGAG GTTATATGGATAGAAAATGCAGAGGTGCAGAAAATTGATATCCCTAACCATTTGCACTCAACATTCACTCCAAACTTTCATTTAACTGCAAGGCAATGGATCAGCATGATATCACAAAATTTGAAACGTAGAAATGGCGAGATAGTGACTGAAGAGATGTTCGCAGTAAGAAGGATGG ATGTACCGGATTTGCTGACAATGGGGAACAATCTGAGGAAATATTTTCTACAAGCAGTTAATCCTTTTCCaacagaaagaaaatgggATTTGTTTTCTGATGATAAAATAAGGATTTTGAGAGACATCAAAGCAAGTTACATTGGCCGTCGTGATGATTTTATTGCCATACGTACCGTATGTCTTGCTGAAACCCCCAGCACACTGTTGACATATCTAGACacaaataattacattttgcAG ACGAGCAAAAAATCACAAGCACAGCTCTCGATGACAGTTGCACTTTTGGCAACGGATGAAAGTTCTTGCACTGTTTTaagtgtgaaaaaagaaacaggaGATGAGGATACTAAGGTAACTTCTCTTTACATAAACTTCTTTAACTGA
- the LOC101222358 gene encoding plasmodesmata-located protein 1, with protein MAPSLHNPPFIFFFFIFSFFFFPISSTDTTSLIFKGCSKQKFPDPSQIYTQNLKSLFSTLISQSSQKPFFSTSSGDGGTSLQGLFQCRGDLSLPQCNDCVSKIPSMADKLCGQALAARVQLTGCYLRYEVAGFREVSGTELLFKVCGSIQVAGSGFEERRNTAFEMVENGVKNGGALFYAGSYRSVYVLGQCEGDLSEGDCGGCVKTAAEKVNGECGDSISGQIYLNKCYISYNYYPNGIPSISLGPFSVGSRHNTQRTVALAVGGFAALAFLIVCLLFVRSVMKKKSKHGG; from the exons ATGGCTCCTTCCCTTCACAACCctccatttattttcttcttcttcatcttttccttcttctttttccccaTATCCTCCACAGACACCACTTCCTTGATCTTCAAAGGCTGttccaaacaaaaattccCAGACCCATCTCAAATCTACACCCAAAATCTCAAATCCCTCTTTTCCACTCTCATCTCTCAATCCTCCCAGAAGCCCTTCTTCTCCACATCTTCAGGCGACGGCGGAACTTCGCTTCAAGGTTTATTCCAATGCCGAGGCGATCTCTCACTCCCACAGTGTAACGACTGTGTTAGTAAGATTCCATCCATGGCAGATAAACTCTGTGGCCAAGCTCTGGCTGCCAGAGTACAACTCACTGGGTGTTATTTGCGGTACGAGGTCGCCGGATTCCGGGAGGTTTCGGGAACGGAGTTGCTGTTTAAGGTTTGTGGGTCGATTCAGGTGGCCGGAAGTGGGTTTGAAGAGAGGAGGAATACAGCGTTTGAAATGGTGGAAAATGGAGTAAAAAATGGCGGTGCTCTGTTTTATGCTGGAAGTTATAGGTCGGTTTATGTGTTGGGACAGTGTGAGGGGGATTTGAGCGAAGGCGATTGCGGTGGTTGTGTGAAAACGGCGGCTGAGAAGGTTAACGGGGAATGTGGTGACTCAATTTCTGGGCAGATTTATTTGAACAAATGCTACATCAGCTACAATTACTACCCAAATGGAATTCCCAGTATTTCTTTAGGACCATTCA GTGTAGGGTCTCGACACAATACACAAAGAACAGTAGCTCTTGCAGTGGGAGGATTTGCAGCATTGGCATTTCTTAttgtttgtttgctttttgttAGATCagtgatgaagaaaaaaagtaaacatggaggttga
- the LOC101204090 gene encoding 3-oxo-Delta(4,5)-steroid 5-beta-reductase, with amino-acid sequence MSWWWAGAIGAAKKKFEEDEPPRSFESVALVIGVTGIVGNSLAEILPLSDTPGGPWKVYGVARRPRPAWNADHPIEYIQCDVSDPQDAETKLSQLADVTHLFYVTWTNRTTEIENCEANVKMLRNVLRSVIPNAPNLRHICLQTGTKHYVGSFESIINKSSQRHDPPFTEDLPRLECPNFYYKQEDLLWEEIEQSQKKDLTWAVIRPNLIFGFSPFSLMNVVGTLCVYAAICKHEGRPLKFPGNKLAWEDFQVASDADLIAEQHIWTAVDPYSKNEAFNCNNGDVFKWKHFWKVLAEQFNIEEYGFDEEGESLTLVDLMKDKSDVWDEIVKENQLQQTKLEEIGTWWFVDSIFSMSGNIDSMNKSKEHGFLGFRNSKNSFISWIDKIKAFKIVP; translated from the exons ATGAGCTGGTGGTGGGCCGGAGCAATCGGTGCTGCTAAG aagaaatttgaagaagatgaaccTCCCAGGAGCTTTGAGAGCGTTGCTCTAGTGATTGGCGTTACTGGTATCGTCGGCAACAGTCTTGCCGAGATTCTCCCTCTTTCCGATACCCCCGGTGGTCCATGGAAGGTTTACGGCGTCGCTCGCAGGCCGAGGCCAGCCTGGAATGCTGACCATCCCATCGAATACATTCAATGCGATGTCTCCGATCCCCAAGACGCCGAAACCAAACTCTCCCAGCTCGCTGATGTCACCCATCTCTTCTATGTCACATGGACCAATCGAACCACTGAGATCGAAAACTGTGAGGCCAACGTTAAGATGCTTCGCAACGTCCTGCGATCAGTGATCCCCAACGCACCCAATCTCCGCCATATCTGCCTTCAAACCGGTACGAAGCACTACGTTGGGTCGTTCGAGAGCATTATCAATAAATCGTCGCAGCGGCATGATCCTCCTTTCACAGAGGATTTGCCTCGATTGGAATGCCCAAATTTCTATTACAAACAAGAAGATTTGTTATGGGAAGAGATTGAACAATCTCAGAAAAAGGATCTGACGTGGGCGGTGATTCGACCCAATTTAATTTTCGGGTTTTCCCCTTTCAGCTTGATGAACGTTGTCGGAACTCTATGTGTCTACGCTGCCATATGCAAACACGAGGGACGTCCGTTGAAATTCCCCGGCAATAAATTGGCTTGGGAGGATTTCCAGGTGGCGTCCGACGCAGATCTGATAGCGGAGCAGCACATATGGACGGCGGTGGATCCGTATTCAAAAAACGAGGCGTTTAACTGCAACAATGGCGATGTTTTCAAGTGGAAACACTTCTGGAAGGTGTTGGCAGAGCAGTTTAACATTGAGGAATATGGGTTCGATGAAGAAGGGGAGAGTTTGACACTGGTGGATTTGATGAAGGACAAAAGTGACGTATGGGATGAGATTGTGAAGGAGAACCAATTGCAGCAAACCAAATTGGAGGAGATTGGTACTTGGTGGTTTGTAGATTCAATTTTCAGCATGTCAGGTAACATAGATAGTATGAACAAGAGCAAAGAACATGGGTTTTTGGGCTTCAGGAACTCTAAGAACTCTTTCATTTCTTGGATTGACAAGATTAAGGCTTTCAAAATTGTGCCTTGA